The following coding sequences lie in one Spinacia oleracea cultivar Varoflay chromosome 1, BTI_SOV_V1, whole genome shotgun sequence genomic window:
- the LOC110778294 gene encoding CBL-interacting serine/threonine-protein kinase 4, with translation MAAAVAEQPPSSSSSPPSTAIKTILGRYQSGKLLGKGSFAKVYHARSLTTNQSVAIKVIDKAKTHPSMEPRIVGEVAAMRRLNHPNILKIHEVLASKSKIYLVMELAKGGDLFGKLSRRADHKFPEPLARKYFHQLVSALQYCHQNGVAHRDVKPQNLLLDEEGNIKVSDFGLSAVAETTVASKDKLMLQTSCGTPAFAAPEIVGRTRNGYDGSKADAWSCGVILFVMLTGYLPFDDANLVMMYRKMHRREFRFPSWVSKPARGLISRLLDPNPNNRLSIDDIPNDSWFKNNGMMYSRSVSLGDMASLEEKKYKKLLLMDRCNTMSEDIDRARCNQSSMNAFEIISMSSGLNLSGMFDQDYSDGRREKRFTSRESKAVVVEKVVGVGERLGYEVEKREKCCGNFCVWLGKGRFVLSVTVSEVASELVVVEMKVVDSGGVGWDQEEVYWEQLKSGLGDIIASWNQ, from the coding sequence ATGGCGGCAGCGGTGGCAGAACAACCaccttcctcctcctcctctccaCCTTCCACCGCCATAAAGACTATCTTAGGCAGATACCAATCCGGCAAATTACTCGGAAAAGGAAGCTTTGCTAAGGTTTACCATGCCAGATCCTTAACAACAAACCAATCCGTTGCCATTAAAGTAATTGACAAGGCCAAAACACATCCTTCTATGGAGCCTCGCATCGTCGGAGAAGTCGCGGCGATGCGACGGCTCAACCACCCCAATATTCTTAAGATTCACGAAGTTTTAGCGtcgaaatcgaaaatttatttggTGATGGAGCTCGCCAAAGGCGGCGATCTCTTCGGAAAGCTTTCGCGCCGCGCTGATCATAAGTTTCCCGAGCCTCTCGCCCGGAAATACTTTCATCAGCTTGTTTCGGCTCTACAATATTGTCACCAGAACGGTGTAGCTCATCGCGATGTCAAGCCGCAGAACCTCCTTCTAGACGAAGAGGGAAACATCAAGGTTTCCGACTTCGGACTCTCGGCCGTGGCAGAAACCACGGTTGCTTCGAAGGATAAATTGATGCTGCAGACATCGTGCGGAACCCCGGCTTTCGCAGCGCCGGAGATTGTGGGACGAACACGAAACGGATACGACGGGTCAAAGGCGGACGCGTGGTCGTGCGGAGTGATATTGTTCGTAATGTTGACCGGGTACTTGCCATTTGATGATGCGAATTTGGTAATGATGTACAGAAAGATGCATAGGAGGGAGTTCAGGTTTCCCTCGTGGGTTTCAAAACCCGCTCGAGGTTTGATTAGCCGGCTCTTGGACCCGAACCCGAATAATCGGCTGAGCATTGACGACATTCCAAACGATTCTTGGTTTAAGAATAATGGAATGATGTACTCAAGGAGTGTTAGCCTTGGAGATATGGCTTCCTTAGAGGAGAAAAAGTATAAGAAACTATTGTTAATGGATAGGTGCAACACTATGAGTGAAGATATTGATAGAGCTAGATGTAATCAAAGCAGCATGAATGCATTCGAGATCATATCCATGTCATCCGGGTTGAATTTATCCGGGATGTTTGATCAGGATTACTCGGATGGAAGGAGAGAAAAGAGGTTTACATCAAGGGAGTCAAAGGCGGTGGTGGTGGAGAAAGTGGTTGGTGTAGGGGAGAGATTGGGGTATGAGgtagagaaaagagagaaatgTTGTGGAAACTTTTGTGTGTGGTTGGGGAAAGGGAGATTTGTTTTGTCAGTCACGGTGTCAGAGGTGGCGTCGGAGTTAGTGGTGGTGGAGATGAAGGTTGTTGATAGTGGTGGAGTGGGTTGGGACCAAGAAGAAGTTTACTGGGAGCAGTTGAAGTCTGGCCTTGGTGATATCATTGCGTCATGGAACCAATGA
- the LOC110778291 gene encoding uncharacterized protein isoform X3 produces the protein MNLDADKIRLIDFTSEDDFLIDSDFDSTFVDLRLSVTFETQNELLSNPKPVVRQGTKDRVPNLAEKQRGNFLQETENGEKICSSRKSLAWDHAFFTSPALMKTKVPSPQKINTGRLETISRSAVAKSQSITTSSKECLKSTGIRGYNKKPPLRAISRNGLGRVVSQQSDSRRSYPVSSSQSMLPSYATNMSVDFSPCKTSVTNLQTARVLKSQDKRGGSFTNDINASEEFNLKDQRKNHRHNSVTKQSLEQDASRQNNGTTETKRSPFSSKTSSLGMPSQKIGFFDMTSEKNRHDQDGKSNKVQRRTSQPSFKKQTNSLEFEEKENIFHPDDTVIELEPELNKGSSPSPSESAAKGSSNAVQCSSTSKKSLTKAQRPAKQALFRTRTTSLTKVSPLKKSAFF, from the exons atGAATCTTGATGCTGACAAAATTCGACTAATTGATTTTACTTCTGAGGATGATTTCCTCATTGATTCAGATTTCGATAGCACCTTCGTCGATCTTCGATTGTCGG TGACATTCGAGACTCAAAATGAGCTATTAAGCAATCCGAAACCAGTGGTTCGTCAAGGAACGAAAGATAGGGTGCCGAATTTAGCAGAGAAACAACGGGGAAATTTTCTGCAAGAAACAGAAAATGGTGAAAAAATTTGCAGTTCAAGGAAAAGTTTGGCTTGGGATCATGCATTTTTTACCAGTCCTG CATTAATGAAAACGAAAGTTCCGTCTCCACAGAAA ATAAATACTGGAAGATTGGAGACGATATCAAGATCAGCTGTCGCAAAATCACAATCT ATCACTACTAGCAGCAAAGAGTGTCTGAAGTCCACTGGAATTAGGGGCTATAACAAAAAACCACCTTTGCGAGCAATCAGCAGAAACG GACTAGGCAGAGTGGTTTCCCAACAGTCTGATTCAAGGAGGTCTTATCCTGTATCATCCTCCCAATCTATGTTGCCTTCATATGCCACCAATATGTCTGTTGATTTTTCACCATGTAAAACTTCTGTAACTAATCTACAGACTGCAAGAGTTTTGAAATCACAGGATAAAAGAG GTGGTAGTTTTACTAATGATATTAATGCTTCTGAAGAATTCAACTTAAAAGACCAACGAAAAAACCATCGACATAATTCTGTCACCAAACAAAGTCTTGAACAGGATGCTTCAAGACAGAATAATGGCACTACAGAAACAAAGAGAAGTCCCTTTTCTTCCAAGACTTCTAGTCTTGGCATGCCATCTCAAAAGATTGGCTTCTTTGACATG ACTTCAGAGAAGAACAGGCATGATCAAGATGGTAAGTCAAATAAAGTGCAAAGAAGAACAAGTCAACCCTCCTTCAAGAAGCAAACGAATTCTCTTGAATTCGAGGAAaaggaaaatattttccatCCAGATGATACTGTCATTGAGCTTGAACCTGAACTAAACAAGGGTTCTTCCCCATCACCTTCTGAGTCAGCTGCTAAGGGCTCTTCAAATGCTGTTCAGTGCTCATCTACTTCCAAGAAAAGCCTCACTAAAGCTCAACGGCCAGCAAAACAGGCTTTGTTCCGCACCAGGACAACATCTCTTACCAAAGTTTCTCCATTGAAAAAAAGTGCTTTCTTTTAA
- the LOC110778291 gene encoding uncharacterized protein isoform X2, with translation MNLDADKIRLIDFTSEDDFLIDSDFDSTFVDLRLSVTFETQNELLSNPKPVVRQGTKDRVPNLAEKQRGNFLQETENGEKICSSRKSLAWDHAFFTSPGFLDLDELSLVNSGFKNLDVSSSDGIKENVKSKVYQERNLSQKLGVGSAVRQKTQSLMKTKVPSPQKINTGRLETISRSAVAKSQSITTSSKECLKSTGIRGYNKKPPLRAISRNGLGRVVSQQSDSRRSYPVSSSQSMLPSYATNMSVDFSPCKTSVTNLQTARVLKSQDKREFNLKDQRKNHRHNSVTKQSLEQDASRQNNGTTETKRSPFSSKTSSLGMPSQKIGFFDMTSEKNRHDQDGKSNKVQRRTSQPSFKKQTNSLEFEEKENIFHPDDTVIELEPELNKGSSPSPSESAAKGSSNAVQCSSTSKKSLTKAQRPAKQALFRTRTTSLTKVSPLKKSAFF, from the exons atGAATCTTGATGCTGACAAAATTCGACTAATTGATTTTACTTCTGAGGATGATTTCCTCATTGATTCAGATTTCGATAGCACCTTCGTCGATCTTCGATTGTCGG TGACATTCGAGACTCAAAATGAGCTATTAAGCAATCCGAAACCAGTGGTTCGTCAAGGAACGAAAGATAGGGTGCCGAATTTAGCAGAGAAACAACGGGGAAATTTTCTGCAAGAAACAGAAAATGGTGAAAAAATTTGCAGTTCAAGGAAAAGTTTGGCTTGGGATCATGCATTTTTTACCAGTCCTG GTTTCCTTGACCTTGATGAATTAAGTCTTGTTAATAGTGGTTTCAAGAATCTTGATGTATCGTCTTCAGATGGAATCAAAGAAAATGTAAAGAG TAAAGTTTACCAGGAAAGAAATTTAAGTCAGAAACTCGGCGTTGGATCTGCTGTAAGACAGAAAACTCAGT CATTAATGAAAACGAAAGTTCCGTCTCCACAGAAA ATAAATACTGGAAGATTGGAGACGATATCAAGATCAGCTGTCGCAAAATCACAATCT ATCACTACTAGCAGCAAAGAGTGTCTGAAGTCCACTGGAATTAGGGGCTATAACAAAAAACCACCTTTGCGAGCAATCAGCAGAAACG GACTAGGCAGAGTGGTTTCCCAACAGTCTGATTCAAGGAGGTCTTATCCTGTATCATCCTCCCAATCTATGTTGCCTTCATATGCCACCAATATGTCTGTTGATTTTTCACCATGTAAAACTTCTGTAACTAATCTACAGACTGCAAGAGTTTTGAAATCACAGGATAAAAGAG AATTCAACTTAAAAGACCAACGAAAAAACCATCGACATAATTCTGTCACCAAACAAAGTCTTGAACAGGATGCTTCAAGACAGAATAATGGCACTACAGAAACAAAGAGAAGTCCCTTTTCTTCCAAGACTTCTAGTCTTGGCATGCCATCTCAAAAGATTGGCTTCTTTGACATG ACTTCAGAGAAGAACAGGCATGATCAAGATGGTAAGTCAAATAAAGTGCAAAGAAGAACAAGTCAACCCTCCTTCAAGAAGCAAACGAATTCTCTTGAATTCGAGGAAaaggaaaatattttccatCCAGATGATACTGTCATTGAGCTTGAACCTGAACTAAACAAGGGTTCTTCCCCATCACCTTCTGAGTCAGCTGCTAAGGGCTCTTCAAATGCTGTTCAGTGCTCATCTACTTCCAAGAAAAGCCTCACTAAAGCTCAACGGCCAGCAAAACAGGCTTTGTTCCGCACCAGGACAACATCTCTTACCAAAGTTTCTCCATTGAAAAAAAGTGCTTTCTTTTAA
- the LOC110778291 gene encoding uncharacterized protein isoform X1: MNLDADKIRLIDFTSEDDFLIDSDFDSTFVDLRLSVTFETQNELLSNPKPVVRQGTKDRVPNLAEKQRGNFLQETENGEKICSSRKSLAWDHAFFTSPGFLDLDELSLVNSGFKNLDVSSSDGIKENVKSKVYQERNLSQKLGVGSAVRQKTQSLMKTKVPSPQKINTGRLETISRSAVAKSQSITTSSKECLKSTGIRGYNKKPPLRAISRNGLGRVVSQQSDSRRSYPVSSSQSMLPSYATNMSVDFSPCKTSVTNLQTARVLKSQDKRGGSFTNDINASEEFNLKDQRKNHRHNSVTKQSLEQDASRQNNGTTETKRSPFSSKTSSLGMPSQKIGFFDMTSEKNRHDQDGKSNKVQRRTSQPSFKKQTNSLEFEEKENIFHPDDTVIELEPELNKGSSPSPSESAAKGSSNAVQCSSTSKKSLTKAQRPAKQALFRTRTTSLTKVSPLKKSAFF; the protein is encoded by the exons atGAATCTTGATGCTGACAAAATTCGACTAATTGATTTTACTTCTGAGGATGATTTCCTCATTGATTCAGATTTCGATAGCACCTTCGTCGATCTTCGATTGTCGG TGACATTCGAGACTCAAAATGAGCTATTAAGCAATCCGAAACCAGTGGTTCGTCAAGGAACGAAAGATAGGGTGCCGAATTTAGCAGAGAAACAACGGGGAAATTTTCTGCAAGAAACAGAAAATGGTGAAAAAATTTGCAGTTCAAGGAAAAGTTTGGCTTGGGATCATGCATTTTTTACCAGTCCTG GTTTCCTTGACCTTGATGAATTAAGTCTTGTTAATAGTGGTTTCAAGAATCTTGATGTATCGTCTTCAGATGGAATCAAAGAAAATGTAAAGAG TAAAGTTTACCAGGAAAGAAATTTAAGTCAGAAACTCGGCGTTGGATCTGCTGTAAGACAGAAAACTCAGT CATTAATGAAAACGAAAGTTCCGTCTCCACAGAAA ATAAATACTGGAAGATTGGAGACGATATCAAGATCAGCTGTCGCAAAATCACAATCT ATCACTACTAGCAGCAAAGAGTGTCTGAAGTCCACTGGAATTAGGGGCTATAACAAAAAACCACCTTTGCGAGCAATCAGCAGAAACG GACTAGGCAGAGTGGTTTCCCAACAGTCTGATTCAAGGAGGTCTTATCCTGTATCATCCTCCCAATCTATGTTGCCTTCATATGCCACCAATATGTCTGTTGATTTTTCACCATGTAAAACTTCTGTAACTAATCTACAGACTGCAAGAGTTTTGAAATCACAGGATAAAAGAG GTGGTAGTTTTACTAATGATATTAATGCTTCTGAAGAATTCAACTTAAAAGACCAACGAAAAAACCATCGACATAATTCTGTCACCAAACAAAGTCTTGAACAGGATGCTTCAAGACAGAATAATGGCACTACAGAAACAAAGAGAAGTCCCTTTTCTTCCAAGACTTCTAGTCTTGGCATGCCATCTCAAAAGATTGGCTTCTTTGACATG ACTTCAGAGAAGAACAGGCATGATCAAGATGGTAAGTCAAATAAAGTGCAAAGAAGAACAAGTCAACCCTCCTTCAAGAAGCAAACGAATTCTCTTGAATTCGAGGAAaaggaaaatattttccatCCAGATGATACTGTCATTGAGCTTGAACCTGAACTAAACAAGGGTTCTTCCCCATCACCTTCTGAGTCAGCTGCTAAGGGCTCTTCAAATGCTGTTCAGTGCTCATCTACTTCCAAGAAAAGCCTCACTAAAGCTCAACGGCCAGCAAAACAGGCTTTGTTCCGCACCAGGACAACATCTCTTACCAAAGTTTCTCCATTGAAAAAAAGTGCTTTCTTTTAA